One window from the genome of Leishmania panamensis strain MHOM/PA/94/PSC-1 chromosome 13 sequence encodes:
- a CDS encoding peptidase M24-like protein (TriTrypDB/GeneDB-style sysID: LpmP.13.0570) → MGRGYSATRSKSGRPTLRMKRSRSMSLHALKKNMNAREAVKAGHNGSAEASSSSSDAAAEVSRKTLKVMRQRRAPSLSLAVTGTTTVAAKATTTGAATKKKSVDGRRCTAIRSAGTRSQSTAFRRNLEDLEKQFNDAMEASEDEEETVMNATTMTKYKECGRVVDAVLDQLAAACVPGANTKTLCDAGDEEIASRLKGLFVKTKDAAGKRLARGISYPTNVSVNEILCNDSPYRVEDGTILKDGDVVKLHVGCHLDGYPVSAARTVVVTTRAAPTAMESDEEEAPKKSSGMTGMSSSRTAAGNVIEAARVALLAMIHALRPGALNADITDLIAAVGHHYGVQAVEGVLSSRSKRWVPDSIDCIIARRVTSRDPHQDVGDCEVDAHQVWCLDVAFTNYDSYRITLAEKPVTMFRRTPADFAADARVKQANETLQEITNAHFCFPFHFKSLANPLKGRLGIHVLQKAGVVDKLPPLRTKHGYVTARFSATVAVTAKRVTMLCGAPPTAPVGMPPAMRPTISEDTLAAEVLALLRRPYEFADVRAAVMAKGTKDQSSPATKRMRVEAMESEE, encoded by the coding sequence ATGGGCCGCGGGTACAGTGCCACCCGCAGCAAGAGCGGCCGTCCCACGCTGCGGATGAAGCGGTCCCGTTCCATGTCTCTGCACGCGCTGAAGAAGAACATGAATGCGCGTGAGGCGGTCAAGGCGGGCcacaacggcagcgccgaggcgtcgtcgtcgtcgtctgaCGCGGCGGCTGAGGTATCACGCAAGACTCTCAAAGTGATGCGCCAGCGTCGCGCGCCGTCGTTGTCCCTCGCTGTAACGGGCACAACCACCGTCGCTGCGAAGGCAACCACGACGGGTGCGGCAACCAAGAAAAAGTCAGTTGACGGCCGCCGTTGCACCGCCATACGCAGTGCCGGCACTCGTTCGCAGTCCACCGCCTTTCGCCGCAACCTGGAAGACCTCGAGAAGCAGTTCAATGACGCCATGGAGGCCAGcgaggatgaagaggagaCCGTCATGAACGCCACGACCATGACCAAGTATAAGGAGTGCGGCCGCGTTGTCGATGCCGTGCTGGATCAgctcgcagcggcgtgcGTACCCGGCGCGAACACAAAGACACTGTGTGACGCAGGCGACGAGGAGATCGCGAGCCGACTGAAGGGGCTGTTCGTAAAGACCAAAGACGCGGCTGGAAAGCGGCTGGCGCGCGGCATCTCGTATCCGACGAACGTGTCTGTGAACGAGATACTCTGCAACGACAGCCCGTACCGCGTGGAGGACGGCACCATCTTGAAGGACGGCGATGTCGTGAAGCTGCACGTCGGCTGCCACCTCGACGGATACCCAGTGAGCGCCGCACGCACCGTCGTCGTTACCACGAGAGCGGCTCCCACAGCTATggagagcgacgaggaggaggcgccgaagaagagcagcggcatgaCAGggatgtcgtcgtcgcggACGGCCGCTGGCAACGTTATCGAAGCGGCTCGCGTAGCGCTGCTTGCGATGATACACGCGCTCCGTCCTGGCGCACTCAACGCCGACATCACCGACCTGATCGCGGCTGTGGGGCATCACTACGGTgtgcaggcggtggagggcGTGCTGTCGAGCCGCAGCAAACGGTGGGTCCCGGATAGCATCGACTGTATCATTGCGCGTCGCGTGACGAGCAGGGACCCGCACCAGGACGTGGGGGACTGCGAGGTGGATGCGCATCAGGTGTGGTGCCTCGACGTCGCCTTCACTAACTATGACAGCTACCGTATCACGCTAGCTGAGAAGCCCGTGACGATGTTCCGTCGCACCCCTGCCGACTTCGCCGCGGACGCGCGGGTGAAGCAGGCGAAtgagacgctgcaggagatcACCAACGCACATTTCTGTTTCCCCTTTCACTTCAAGAGCCTCGCGAACCCGCTGAAAGGGAGGCTCGGCATCCACGTGCTGCAGAAGGCGGGCGTGGTGGACAAGCTCCCCCCGCTGCGCACGAAGCACGGCTACGTGACGGCGCGGTTTAGCGCGAccgtggcggtgacggcgaaGCGTGTGACGATGCTCTGTGGCGCGCCGCCCACCGCTCCTGTGGGGATGCCACCGGCAATGCGGCCGACCATATCGGAGGACACGTTGGCTGCCGA